From a region of the Hemitrygon akajei chromosome 16, sHemAka1.3, whole genome shotgun sequence genome:
- the LOC140740000 gene encoding protein fem-1 homolog C-like has protein sequence MDIKTAVFNAARDGKLKLMQKLLSNRTAEELEAVTLEKTNGGTPLLIASRYGHLQVVDYLMEHCKAKVELGGSVNFDGETIEGAPPLWAASAAGHLSVVRSLLEHGASVNNTTLTNSTPLRAACFDGHLEIVKYLIEHKADMEVANRHGHTCLMISCYKGHKEIAKYLLEKGADVNRKSVKGNTALHDCAESGSLEIMKMLLKCGAKMEKDGYGMSPLLAASVTGHMNIVEFLINHSQTKKEDRIDALELLGATFIDKKRDLLGAMKFWKRAMEMRHCDKTKIVKKPQVEQLVLAYDYAKEVMTSEELEALITDPDEMRMQALLIRERILGPSHPDTSYYIRYRGAVYADSGNFERCINLWKYALNMQQNNLDPLSPMTASSLLSFAELFSFVLQDRSKGNLAMKVSFNDLMGILCKSVREVERAVNQRENPPEVAQFTKALSIILHLISLLEKVKCSPDQEHYKKQTIYRLLKLNPRGKGGFTPLHLAVDKDTTSVGRYPVCKFPSLQVTSVLLECGADIDSRDYENNTPLHIAAFNNNLDIMNMLIDTGAHFDATNSSKKTAWDLLDEKKMVKNLIQPINHITLQCLAARAIEKHKVVYKGLIPEELDAFIQLH, from the coding sequence ATGGACATCAAGACCGCGGTGTTCAACGCAGCTCGAGATGGCAAGTTGAAACTTATGCAAAAGTTGCTCAGCAACCGGACCGCCGAGGAGCTGGAGGCAGTGACTCTGGAGAAGACCAATGGCGGCACCCCGCTGCTCATCGCCTCCAGGTATGGCCACCTGCAGGTGGTTGACTACCTGATGGAGCACTGCAAGGCCAAGGTGGAGCTCGGCGGCTCCGTTAACTTCGATGGGGAGACAATCGAGGGGGCGCCGCCACTGTGGGCGGCGTCGGCCGCTGGGCACCTGTCGGTGGTGCGGAGCCTGCTGGAGCACGGCGCCTCCGTCAACAATACCACCCTGACCAACTCCACCCCTCTGCGGGCCGCATGCTTCGATGGCCACCTGGAGATCGTCAAGTACCTGATCGAGCACAAGGCGGACATGGAGGTGGCCAATAGGCACGGCCACACCTGCCTTATGATTTCCTGCTACAAAGGCCACAAAGAGATCGCTAAGTATCTGCTGGAGAAAGGGGCCGACGTGAATAGGAAAAGTGTGAAGGGGAACACGGCTTTGCATGATTGTGCAGAATCAGGAAGCCTGGAAATAATGAAGATGCTGTTAAAGTGTGGAGCGAAGATGGAGAAGGATGGCTATGGAATGAGCCCCTTGCTGGCAGCCAGTGTCACAGGTCACATGAACATAGTGGAGTTTCTTATAAATCACTCGCAGACTAAGAAGGAAGATCGAATTGATGCGCTGGAGCTTCTGGGAGCAACTTTTATTGATAAGAAAAGGGATTTACTTGGAGCTATGAAGTTTTGGAAGCGAGCAATGGAGATGAGACACTGTGATAAGACTAAAATAGTTAAGAAACCTCAAGTAGAACAATTGGTGCTGGCCTACGACTATGCAAAGGAAGTAATGACCTCTGAAGAATTAGAAGCCCTGATAACAGACCCTGATGAAATGAGGATGCAGGCTTTACTGATCAGAGAGAGAATTCTTGGTCCATCCCATCCAGACACTTCTTACTATATCCGTTACCGAGGTGCTGTCTATGCTGACTCTGGCAACTTTGAACGATGCATCAATTTGTGGAAGTATGCACTAAATATGCAGCAGAACAATTTGGACCCCTTGAGCCCTATGACTGCAAGTAGCTTGCTATCGTTCGCTGAGCTCTTTTCATTTGTCCTGCAAGACCGTTCAAAGGGTAACCTGGCCATGAAAGTGTCTTTCAATGATCTTATGGGTATCCTGTGCAAAAGTGTTCGTGAAGTAGAACGGGCAGTGAATCAACGAGAGAACCCACCAGAGGTTGCACAGTTCACCAAAGCTTTGTCCATTATTTTGCACTTGATCTCCTTGTTGGAAAAGGTAAAGTGTAGCCCTGACCAGGAGCACTACAAGAAACAAACCATTTATAGGCTCTTGAAGTTGAACCCAAGAGGAAAAGGTGGGTTTACCCCACTACATCTAGCAGTTGATAAGGATACAACATCAGTTGGTCGCTATCCAGTTTGCAAATTTCCTTCATTACAAGTGACCTCTGTCCTTCTGGAATGTGGTGCTGATATTGACTCGAGAGATTATGAGAACAATACTCCCCTGCACATAGCAGCATTCAACAACAACCTTGATATCATGAACATGCTGATTGACACTGGTGCACATTTTGATGCCACTAACTCCTCCAAGAAAACTGCTTGGGATTTGCTGGATGAAAAGAAGATGGTCAAGAATTTGATTCAGCCCATCAACCACATCACCCTCCAGTGCCTTGCTGCTCGTGCTATTGAAAAACATAAGGTGGTTTATAAAGGATTAATTCCAGAAGAACTGGATGctttcattcaattacactga